The DNA region GCTGGGCAACCATTTCGACCTTGAAAAGAAACATTTCAAGGATGGCCTGGAAGCTGTGGTGCGCAACACCGGACTGCGGGGCCGCTGGCAAATCATCAGCCGCAACCCGCTGGCCATTGCCGATACCGGCCACAATGCCGACGGAATAAAAGAAGTGGTGATGCAGCTCAGACAGATGCAGTTTCAGCAGTTGCACTTTGTACTGGGCATGGTCAGCGACAAATCGCACGACGCCATCCTGCAGTTGTTGCCCCGTCATGCCGAATATTATTTCTGCCGGCCGGATATTCCCCGTGGTCTTGCGGCCGAAACCCTGGCCAGGCAGGCCGAGGTGTACAACCTCCGCGGCAAGGTATTCGACTCTGTAAGAGATGCCTACCACGCTGCCCTGAACAATGCCCGGCCGGGCGACATGGTGTTCGTGGGCGGCAGCACGTTTGTAGTGGCCGAAGTGGTCTGAACCATCTAACAAATAATAATCATGAAAAAAGCAAACCTTGCCCAGATCAAAGAGTTTCAGCGATACCGCAACACTGCAATTGTTGGCATATCTCGCGACCCAAAGAAGTTCGGATACCAGCTCGCCGAAATGCTCCTGGCGCAAGGCTACCACCTTCGGCCCATCCACCCCGATGCAGAAGAGATTCTCGGCCTGAAGTGTTTCAGATCGGTCAGTGAGCTGCCTCCGGATACGGATTCCATGATCATCGTCACTCCCAAAGAAGCAACCGCCACCTACCTGTCGGAAGCACTGGCAGCCGGCATCAGGCAGATCTGGATCCAGCAGTTTTCTGATTCCCCCGAAAGCGTCGGGATAGCGGCCCAAAGTGAGGCAAATGTCATATTTGGTCGCTGCCTGTTTATGTATTCCAACCCCAAGGGCATCCATCGTTTTCATGCCCGCCTGGCGAAGCTTTTTGGTGTAAAGGCCAGATAATCAAGCCTCCTGTACGCCCGTCTGATACATCGGGCTGAGGTTGAACTTTTCGGGGTGACGGGCAGTCTTGTCTTTATAGAAGTCCTGAATGATTTTGAAGTCCACATCAAAATCGCCGGTTGGGTAAATCACCGGTCCGAAGCCGCCAACCCTGCGCTTGTAATCGATGAACCCAATGACGATGGGCACATTGGCCCGCAGGGCGATGTAA from Bacteroidota bacterium includes:
- a CDS encoding CoA-binding protein encodes the protein MKKANLAQIKEFQRYRNTAIVGISRDPKKFGYQLAEMLLAQGYHLRPIHPDAEEILGLKCFRSVSELPPDTDSMIIVTPKEATATYLSEALAAGIRQIWIQQFSDSPESVGIAAQSEANVIFGRCLFMYSNPKGIHRFHARLAKLFGVKAR